One Rhodothermus bifroesti DNA window includes the following coding sequences:
- a CDS encoding acyl-CoA dehydrogenase family protein translates to MSLLDRLQRISAQDRRMIADIEAMLGPEPEELGFMKSLFWGRFREELVLPYPEASPEEQAACDALLERLEAYLKHEHPAILIDQEQYIPEWVLERLFEMGIMGLTIPKEYGGLGLGVTSYNRVLELIGRYCASTAVVVSAHQSIGCKAIMLFGTEAQKRKYLPLVAREKLAAFCLSEPGVGSDAAGQETRCTLSEDGQYYILNGEKKWSTSGAMAGVLTVMAKQRLRDPKTGREEDRITALIVTPDMEGVDVFEKNRSKAGIRGTWQARIRFTNVRVPRENLLYKEGKGLNVALTCLNYGRCTLSAGVLGGATWAMEQSIKWAQTRYQFGRPIADFESVQQKIAKMAALTYGMRALLYLTTGMLDRQDTDVMLETAATKVFCSQMGWEVIDEAMQIMGGEGYMTENELERVWRDHRIHRIVEGANEVMQSFIFAYGGKQLAEQMLAIKQALSWDANQSPIGNLQRIVRNAFNPRLLRRALPLAAELFLGFRPKAPSMRRVHPALRPWADRLARLVQQHAHYFKLLSKWEGEAIVSRQVQQARLADNAMYLFALSAALSDMDRQLRKGASGLAFERDRAAFEHLFDLLEVRIQQQLGLLRRNADKSMHQAARAALRYVDALPNRDYYIHEASPVAKGTGKPVSKKHIKQFPGDRYVTAGGDGATATPSAARSET, encoded by the coding sequence ATGTCGTTGCTAGATCGTTTACAGCGCATCTCGGCCCAGGATCGTCGCATGATTGCGGACATCGAAGCCATGCTGGGCCCGGAGCCCGAAGAATTGGGCTTTATGAAAAGCTTATTTTGGGGTCGTTTCCGCGAAGAGCTTGTGCTGCCTTACCCTGAAGCGTCGCCTGAAGAGCAAGCAGCTTGTGATGCGCTGCTTGAACGCCTAGAAGCTTATCTCAAGCACGAACACCCGGCCATCCTGATCGATCAAGAGCAGTATATCCCCGAATGGGTGCTGGAGCGGCTTTTCGAAATGGGCATTATGGGGCTAACGATTCCCAAAGAATATGGGGGGCTTGGGCTGGGCGTGACCAGCTATAATCGCGTTTTGGAGTTGATTGGCCGCTATTGTGCTTCAACAGCTGTGGTGGTTTCTGCCCATCAATCTATTGGCTGCAAAGCGATCATGCTGTTTGGCACTGAAGCGCAAAAGCGGAAATACTTGCCGCTTGTGGCCCGAGAAAAACTGGCCGCCTTCTGCCTCTCAGAGCCTGGCGTGGGTTCGGATGCTGCAGGCCAAGAAACGCGCTGCACGTTGAGCGAAGACGGGCAGTATTACATACTCAACGGTGAAAAGAAATGGTCGACTTCGGGGGCAATGGCGGGGGTGCTCACCGTGATGGCCAAGCAGCGCCTGCGGGATCCCAAAACAGGGCGAGAGGAGGATCGGATTACAGCGCTGATCGTTACGCCCGACATGGAAGGGGTGGATGTTTTTGAAAAAAACCGAAGCAAAGCCGGCATTCGCGGGACCTGGCAAGCACGCATTCGCTTTACGAATGTTCGGGTGCCCCGTGAAAACTTGCTCTACAAAGAAGGCAAAGGCTTAAATGTCGCGTTAACGTGCCTAAACTACGGCCGATGCACGCTTTCGGCTGGGGTGCTGGGCGGGGCTACTTGGGCTATGGAACAAAGCATCAAGTGGGCTCAGACGCGCTATCAGTTTGGCCGCCCGATTGCTGACTTCGAATCTGTCCAGCAGAAAATTGCAAAAATGGCGGCTTTAACCTATGGGATGCGTGCGCTGCTGTATCTGACCACGGGCATGCTCGATCGGCAGGATACGGACGTGATGCTCGAGACTGCTGCCACAAAGGTGTTTTGTTCGCAGATGGGCTGGGAAGTGATCGATGAGGCCATGCAAATCATGGGGGGCGAAGGCTACATGACCGAAAATGAGTTGGAGCGCGTCTGGCGTGATCATCGCATCCACCGCATCGTTGAGGGGGCAAATGAAGTCATGCAATCGTTCATCTTCGCTTATGGAGGTAAGCAACTGGCAGAGCAGATGCTGGCCATAAAGCAGGCACTCAGTTGGGATGCCAACCAGTCGCCTATAGGGAATTTGCAGCGTATTGTGCGGAATGCATTCAACCCGCGGCTATTGCGGCGGGCATTGCCGTTGGCCGCAGAGCTGTTTCTAGGCTTTCGGCCCAAAGCCCCCTCCATGCGCCGGGTACATCCTGCTTTACGGCCCTGGGCTGATCGGCTTGCCCGTTTGGTACAACAACATGCGCACTATTTCAAGCTGCTCAGTAAATGGGAAGGGGAAGCCATCGTCAGCCGGCAAGTCCAACAAGCCCGTTTGGCTGACAATGCCATGTATCTGTTTGCGCTTAGCGCAGCGCTTTCCGACATGGATCGGCAACTTCGAAAAGGTGCCTCGGGCCTTGCTTTTGAGCGCGACCGGGCAGCTTTTGAACACCTGTTCGATCTATTAGAAGTTCGGATTCAGCAGCAGCTGGGCCTGCTACGTCGCAATGCCGACAAGAGCATGCATCAGGCAGCACGAGCGGCCTTGCGCTACGTTGATGCGCTGCCCAATCGCGACTATTACATCCACGAAGCCTCGCCCGTTGCTAAAGGTACGGGTAAGCCCGTATCCAAGAAGCATATCAAGCAATTTCCTGGTGACCGTTATGTGACCGCCGGTGGTGATGGTGCTACGGCAACGCCGTCGGCGGCACGGTCGGAAACGTAG
- a CDS encoding murein hydrolase activator EnvC family protein yields MKPQLLGLFCCLLLVLAAYGQSENDRTAIERRLRALREQIRQEEARLSETVQTEQATLQTLENLERQIAIRRELVRSYRQRMEQLAQTIDSLQQAARLLSQEIETLKAQYRRRALHAYKYGRMHDLALLLSAESINQMLIRARYLGRFARQRRAKLEAIQQATAQLEVRRQELLAARQETEQLLQEAEAERQRLARLEQERRRVIQALRTQRVSLEQSLAQKRQAAQELESRIQALLAAERERQRAREAADPRAAVAFAELSGSFEQNRGRLPWPAEGAVIEPFGDIVNPVYGTRTPNPGILIGTAPQAEVRAVFDGRVIAVDAMPEYGTYILIQHGEYQTFYSNLSLVYVSIGQEVRAGQVIGRAGTDAEPKRAGVFFSLFRGGEVLNPTPWLRPR; encoded by the coding sequence ATGAAGCCACAGCTGCTCGGCCTGTTTTGTTGCTTGCTATTGGTTTTGGCCGCTTATGGCCAAAGCGAAAACGATCGCACAGCCATCGAGCGTCGCCTACGCGCCCTGCGAGAACAAATTCGCCAGGAAGAGGCACGTCTAAGCGAAACCGTCCAGACCGAACAGGCTACGCTGCAAACCCTGGAAAATCTAGAGCGCCAGATCGCCATCCGCCGTGAGCTGGTGCGCAGCTATCGGCAACGTATGGAGCAATTGGCCCAAACCATCGACTCGCTCCAGCAGGCAGCGCGATTGCTGAGCCAGGAGATCGAAACGCTTAAGGCGCAGTACCGGCGGCGGGCGTTGCATGCCTACAAATATGGCCGAATGCACGACTTGGCCTTGCTCTTGTCGGCTGAGTCCATCAACCAAATGCTGATTCGTGCCCGCTATCTGGGCCGTTTTGCCCGGCAACGCCGCGCCAAGCTCGAAGCCATCCAGCAGGCAACAGCCCAGCTTGAAGTCCGCCGCCAGGAACTGCTGGCTGCACGCCAAGAAACCGAACAACTTCTTCAGGAAGCTGAAGCCGAACGCCAGCGCCTAGCGCGCTTGGAGCAGGAGCGGCGACGTGTCATTCAAGCGCTTCGCACCCAGCGCGTATCGCTTGAGCAGTCACTCGCCCAAAAGCGGCAGGCAGCTCAGGAACTGGAGTCGCGTATTCAGGCTCTTTTGGCAGCGGAACGAGAACGACAGCGGGCTCGTGAAGCTGCCGATCCCCGCGCAGCTGTGGCCTTTGCCGAACTTTCCGGCTCATTTGAACAAAACCGCGGACGCTTACCCTGGCCAGCCGAAGGAGCCGTCATTGAACCGTTTGGCGATATTGTCAATCCAGTCTATGGCACGCGTACGCCTAACCCCGGCATCCTCATTGGCACAGCCCCACAAGCCGAAGTGCGGGCCGTCTTCGATGGCCGTGTCATCGCGGTAGACGCCATGCCGGAATATGGCACCTATATCCTCATCCAACACGGCGAATACCAAACGTTCTACAGCAACCTGTCGCTGGTCTACGTATCGATTGGCCAAGAAGTCCGGGCCGGACAGGTCATCGGCCGTGCTGGCACCGATGCCGAACCCAAACGTGCCGGCGTGTTTTTCTCCCTCTTTCGCGGCGGGGAAGTGCTCAACCCCACGCCCTGGCTACGGCCGCGCTAA
- the lpdA gene encoding dihydrolipoyl dehydrogenase, producing MANNARYDVVVIGSGPGGYETAIRAAQLGFKTAIIEKDKLGGVCLNIGCIPTKALLKSAEMAAEARNLQAYGLKLEGKVEPDFAKVIERSRAVADKMSKGVAFLMKKNKIDVIFGRARLVAKGKIDVQPSVNMDGEKIGEARTLEAAHIILATGARARQIPALPIDGKKIITYKEALLQKEQPKRLVIVGAGAIGVEFAYFYHHMGTEVTLVELMDRIVPLEDTEVSKELERAYRKMGIKVLTSAQVESVDTKGKELKIQVKTKNGQETLKADQVLSAVGVVGNIEDLGLEDLGVETKPGRIVVDEFYRTNVAGIYAIGDVAGPPWLAHKASHEGILCVEKIAGKDVRPLNYNNIPGCTYCQPQIASVGYTEEKAREAGYDIKVGKFPFTASGKATALGHTEGFVKVIFDAKYGEFLGCHIIGHDATELIAEAVAARTLETTFHEIIESIHPHPTLSEAIMEAARAAIGEPINI from the coding sequence ATGGCCAACAATGCCCGCTACGACGTCGTGGTAATCGGTTCCGGCCCAGGGGGCTACGAAACCGCTATCCGGGCTGCTCAGCTCGGCTTTAAAACTGCCATTATCGAAAAAGACAAACTCGGTGGCGTCTGCTTAAACATTGGCTGCATTCCCACCAAAGCCCTGCTCAAAAGCGCTGAGATGGCCGCAGAGGCGCGTAACCTGCAAGCCTACGGCCTAAAACTCGAAGGCAAAGTCGAACCCGATTTTGCTAAAGTCATCGAGCGCAGCCGCGCCGTGGCCGATAAAATGAGCAAAGGCGTGGCTTTTCTGATGAAAAAAAACAAGATCGATGTGATCTTTGGCCGTGCTCGCCTGGTGGCTAAAGGCAAAATCGACGTGCAGCCATCGGTCAACATGGATGGGGAAAAAATTGGCGAAGCCCGCACGCTCGAAGCTGCGCACATCATCTTGGCTACAGGGGCACGGGCACGCCAGATTCCTGCACTGCCGATAGACGGCAAGAAAATTATCACCTATAAAGAAGCCCTGCTGCAAAAAGAACAGCCTAAGCGGCTTGTCATCGTAGGGGCCGGCGCCATCGGGGTCGAGTTTGCCTATTTTTATCACCACATGGGGACCGAGGTCACGCTAGTGGAGCTGATGGACCGGATCGTCCCGCTCGAAGATACTGAAGTATCGAAAGAGCTCGAACGCGCCTACCGCAAAATGGGCATCAAGGTGCTCACCAGCGCTCAAGTCGAATCGGTGGATACCAAAGGCAAAGAGCTCAAAATCCAGGTTAAAACAAAAAACGGCCAGGAGACCCTCAAAGCCGATCAGGTGCTTTCAGCAGTGGGCGTCGTAGGTAACATTGAGGACTTAGGCCTCGAAGACCTAGGCGTTGAGACCAAACCCGGTCGCATTGTCGTCGATGAGTTCTACCGGACTAACGTGGCAGGCATTTACGCTATTGGCGATGTCGCCGGACCACCATGGTTGGCGCACAAAGCAAGCCACGAGGGCATCTTGTGTGTAGAAAAAATTGCAGGTAAGGACGTGCGGCCACTCAACTACAATAACATTCCAGGCTGCACCTACTGTCAACCGCAGATCGCTTCGGTCGGCTACACAGAAGAAAAAGCCCGTGAAGCCGGCTACGACATTAAGGTGGGCAAATTCCCCTTCACTGCTTCAGGCAAGGCAACAGCCCTGGGCCATACTGAGGGTTTTGTTAAAGTGATTTTCGACGCTAAGTATGGCGAATTCCTCGGCTGCCACATTATTGGGCATGACGCGACCGAGCTGATTGCGGAAGCTGTCGCGGCCCGCACGCTGGAGACCACCTTCCATGAGATCATCGAATCGATACATCCCCACCCGACGCTCTCCGAAGCGATTATGGAAGCCGCCCGCGCGGCCATTGGCGAACCAATCAATATCTAA
- a CDS encoding DUF4292 domain-containing protein, translating into MRIQGLIVCLLLLAGCSRGPRIVEAPELPARFPYHTAEQIRAHLRLPLDTLLSFTAKANVQLRSPAGIDNLSATVTARRSDSILVRLHAGWGIEAARLLITPDSVFLHDRIHRRLYTAARHDPIRYWLPIMTHQDPFLSLLGAFYPPAGFWQVMADSTSYVLQDTAGSYRYRIDPTRWCVVRYEHYDAAGQVIEAFHFDAFDRFGNVFLPRRLRMAQPLQGFEVRLYYRELTLNPPSLAFTWNPTGTQRLPLNALSDQP; encoded by the coding sequence ATGCGTATCCAAGGACTGATCGTCTGCCTGCTCCTTTTGGCTGGCTGCAGCCGTGGCCCCCGAATTGTCGAAGCCCCTGAGCTGCCCGCCCGCTTTCCCTATCACACCGCTGAACAAATCCGAGCCCATCTTCGGCTGCCCCTCGACACCCTGCTAAGTTTTACTGCAAAAGCCAACGTGCAACTTCGCTCTCCAGCAGGGATCGACAACCTTTCGGCCACCGTAACTGCACGCCGCAGCGATTCGATCCTGGTACGCCTTCATGCAGGTTGGGGTATTGAAGCGGCCCGACTTTTGATCACACCCGACAGCGTTTTCTTGCACGACCGCATTCACCGGCGTTTGTACACAGCAGCGCGGCACGACCCCATACGCTATTGGCTACCCATAATGACCCATCAGGACCCATTCCTAAGCCTACTTGGAGCTTTTTACCCCCCTGCAGGTTTTTGGCAAGTTATGGCAGATTCTACCTCCTATGTGCTTCAGGACACAGCTGGCAGCTATCGCTACAGGATTGACCCAACCCGATGGTGCGTAGTGCGCTACGAACACTACGATGCTGCAGGCCAGGTGATTGAAGCTTTTCACTTTGATGCCTTTGACCGCTTTGGAAACGTGTTTCTCCCGCGGCGTTTACGGATGGCGCAGCCGCTACAAGGCTTCGAGGTCCGGCTATACTATCGTGAACTGACGCTCAATCCACCCTCGTTAGCATTCACTTGGAACCCTACAGGTACGCAGCGTCTGCCTTTGAATGCCTTAAGCGATCAGCCATGA
- a CDS encoding DUF2851 family protein: MAPRTPEALLHDLWQHVLFQTETLRTCDGQPIRIVHPGIPNAEEGPDFLNAQLYLGETRWYGSVEVHVRSRDWNTHRHHQDARYNSVILHVVLEADAYTGRLQRADGTPLPELILTPYLAQPLRTLIYAFYRRPAPMLPCAAHWASVPEALRTQWLQVLGIERLTARAHAIRDRLREVSPEQVLYERLLTTLGYTPNAEPMRLLAQRLPLAWLCTLPAQQDVEAALLGMAGLLPATLPQEAEARRYVGELWERFCALQARLPAEPLPAALWQRARLRPSNQPTLRLAQAAAWLGPEGWLRHEPLLYLRQALHSPHPLKTLRHLLHATPSPFWQRHVHFEASTPPTRHALGRDRIDGLLQNAVLPVLCALMGASEPLLGLLQQMPPENDRVVRRFAALNYQPPNAFFSQALHQLYQDWCARIRCLQCAIGRYAIGAEREDLPTP, encoded by the coding sequence ATGGCCCCTAGGACGCCGGAGGCTTTGCTGCACGATCTTTGGCAGCACGTGCTTTTCCAAACGGAAACGCTGCGCACTTGCGACGGCCAACCCATACGCATTGTGCATCCCGGCATCCCCAATGCAGAGGAAGGACCGGATTTTTTAAATGCGCAATTGTATTTAGGTGAAACCCGCTGGTATGGCAGTGTCGAAGTGCACGTGCGCTCGCGCGACTGGAATACCCATAGGCATCATCAAGATGCACGCTACAACAGCGTTATTTTACACGTGGTGCTGGAAGCCGATGCCTATACTGGCCGTCTGCAACGGGCCGATGGCACCCCCCTTCCAGAGCTCATCTTGACGCCTTATCTCGCTCAGCCCCTTCGGACACTGATTTATGCGTTCTACCGACGACCGGCACCAATGCTACCTTGCGCAGCCCACTGGGCGAGCGTGCCGGAGGCGCTGCGCACGCAATGGCTCCAAGTGCTGGGAATTGAACGCCTGACTGCTCGCGCGCATGCGATTCGGGATCGCCTACGCGAAGTATCTCCTGAGCAAGTGCTCTACGAGCGCCTATTGACGACACTGGGATACACTCCGAATGCTGAACCAATGCGCCTATTGGCCCAACGCTTACCCCTTGCCTGGCTATGCACCCTCCCTGCGCAGCAGGACGTTGAGGCTGCCCTGCTAGGCATGGCTGGGCTCTTACCGGCAACCCTTCCTCAGGAAGCCGAGGCCCGACGCTACGTGGGCGAATTATGGGAACGGTTTTGCGCTCTGCAAGCCAGGCTTCCAGCCGAACCCCTACCCGCTGCACTTTGGCAACGTGCTCGGCTGCGTCCCAGCAACCAACCTACACTACGCCTGGCTCAGGCCGCCGCCTGGTTAGGACCTGAAGGCTGGCTGCGCCATGAGCCCCTCCTCTACCTCAGACAGGCATTGCATAGCCCCCATCCACTAAAAACTTTACGGCACCTCCTACATGCTACGCCTTCACCCTTCTGGCAGCGCCACGTGCATTTCGAAGCCTCAACCCCTCCAACCCGTCACGCCCTAGGACGCGATCGCATCGATGGGCTACTGCAAAATGCTGTATTGCCGGTACTCTGCGCACTGATGGGCGCTTCTGAGCCGCTGCTTGGCCTGCTCCAGCAAATGCCTCCCGAAAATGACCGTGTCGTCCGGCGCTTTGCTGCACTGAACTACCAGCCGCCCAACGCTTTTTTCTCGCAAGCACTACACCAACTGTATCAGGATTGGTGCGCGCGCATTCGCTGCCTGCAATGCGCCATTGGCCGCTACGCCATTGGCGCCGAACGTGAAGACTTACCTACACCTTAA
- a CDS encoding HDOD domain-containing protein — MRALWPTLQPSMSKTERPIPATRFSPTPNLNVRFPPLPRTAAEVARMLSEESADPNLKQLIEIVHADPIVTQLVLRRINSAYYGLRRRVSEIHKAIALLGFLEVSNIVLTAAMLQLRESVSTREQEHIFEQLMQLSIGSAIYAQHLAQWLGLPYMRRVFTMGLLHTAGRLVLLYNRPDDYEALWYTNEDGAVPSAEAEHKIFGVSYLELNEKAAQEWHLPEELGQILSALETPHTLSTPELQLQAALVATGSALAEQLHLSGKSVPALPSQAALLLHQGLSESELVKRISDIRPQIEHYIHMLLKGNGESAAAS; from the coding sequence ATGCGTGCCCTCTGGCCAACACTTCAACCCTCAATGTCCAAGACCGAACGGCCTATTCCGGCGACGCGCTTCAGTCCGACGCCGAACTTGAACGTTCGCTTTCCGCCACTCCCACGTACTGCAGCCGAAGTCGCTCGGATGCTAAGCGAAGAAAGCGCTGACCCTAACCTCAAGCAGCTCATCGAGATTGTACACGCAGATCCCATTGTCACGCAGTTGGTCCTGCGCCGGATCAATTCGGCTTATTATGGCCTGCGGCGCCGCGTCAGTGAGATTCACAAGGCCATAGCCCTTTTGGGTTTTTTGGAAGTCAGCAACATCGTCCTTACCGCGGCCATGCTGCAGCTCCGCGAGTCGGTTTCAACCCGAGAGCAGGAGCATATTTTTGAGCAGCTCATGCAGCTCAGCATTGGCAGCGCCATCTATGCGCAACACTTGGCCCAGTGGCTAGGTCTTCCTTACATGCGCCGCGTGTTCACCATGGGGCTGCTCCACACGGCCGGGCGCCTGGTGCTGCTCTACAACCGTCCAGATGACTATGAAGCGCTTTGGTACACAAACGAAGATGGGGCAGTCCCTTCCGCCGAGGCCGAGCATAAAATTTTTGGCGTCAGCTATTTAGAACTCAATGAAAAAGCTGCACAAGAATGGCACCTACCGGAAGAGTTAGGCCAGATTTTGAGCGCTTTAGAGACGCCCCATACGCTTTCAACGCCTGAACTGCAACTTCAAGCCGCACTGGTTGCTACCGGTAGCGCTTTAGCCGAACAGTTGCATCTTTCAGGAAAAAGCGTTCCCGCACTTCCATCACAGGCAGCCCTGTTGTTACATCAGGGCCTGAGCGAGTCTGAACTGGTCAAGCGCATCTCGGATATCCGTCCACAAATAGAGCACTACATCCACATGCTCCTAAAGGGCAATGGAGAGAGTGCAGCTGCGTCGTAA
- the pyrF gene encoding orotidine-5'-phosphate decarboxylase yields MTFTDRLRALQRRKQTVLCVGLDPDPERLPQPLQGEEVAKAVRLFLSEIIETTHELACAYKFNLAFFEALGWEGWQILEAMLEQMPPDVLLIADGKRGDIGSSARFYARAVFEQLPFDACTVSPYMGRDAVEPFLQYADRAAFVLTRTSNPGARDFQERRCDGEPLYLTIARAVAQWDRELPGTAGLVVGATDPYALAAVHLACPGLPLLIPGIGAQGGDIPAILQVARRSPVLVNSSRQILYASAQEDFAAAAGRVAAQLRQQLLPACPA; encoded by the coding sequence ATGACGTTTACCGACCGTTTACGGGCTTTGCAGCGACGCAAGCAAACGGTGCTTTGCGTAGGCTTAGATCCTGATCCTGAGCGCTTGCCACAACCGCTCCAAGGTGAAGAAGTAGCCAAAGCTGTCCGTTTATTTCTTTCCGAAATCATCGAGACCACCCATGAGCTAGCCTGCGCCTACAAATTCAATCTGGCCTTCTTTGAAGCCTTAGGCTGGGAGGGCTGGCAGATCTTGGAGGCCATGCTGGAGCAAATGCCCCCCGATGTGCTGCTCATTGCCGACGGTAAACGAGGTGATATTGGCTCGTCGGCGCGTTTTTATGCCCGGGCGGTGTTTGAACAGTTGCCGTTTGACGCCTGCACTGTCTCTCCCTATATGGGTCGGGATGCCGTTGAACCGTTTCTGCAGTATGCCGATCGCGCTGCTTTTGTCCTAACGCGCACATCTAATCCCGGTGCACGCGACTTTCAGGAGCGTCGCTGCGATGGAGAGCCGTTGTACTTAACTATAGCGCGGGCCGTTGCCCAGTGGGACCGGGAGCTGCCTGGAACGGCCGGCTTGGTGGTAGGAGCCACCGATCCATATGCGCTAGCAGCCGTGCACTTGGCCTGCCCAGGCCTGCCCCTGCTTATTCCCGGCATTGGTGCACAGGGAGGCGACATTCCCGCTATTTTGCAGGTAGCGCGTCGTAGCCCCGTGCTCGTCAACAGTAGCCGCCAGATCCTTTACGCCTCGGCACAAGAGGACTTTGCTGCAGCTGCCGGCCGCGTAGCTGCCCAGCTCCGCCAGCAGCTGCTTCCAGCCTGCCCTGCCTAA
- a CDS encoding glucose-1-phosphate adenylyltransferase: MNRTMQQAFSASLDLETLRLSEQTIAVVLGGGVGSRLFPLTLMRSKPAVPLAGKYRLIDIPISNCINSGINRIFVLTQFNSASLNRHIVQTYRFDRFRSGFVSILAAEQTPSSREWFQGTADAVRRSMAHIAVFRHNYVLILSGDQLYLMDYRQLLAYHRAKQADVTIATIPVRAEEAPAFGILKTDAEGIITEFYEKPPLHELAGKESPVPPEMEAQGRIYLASMGIYVFSKEVLRQLLEENPTDHDFGKQIIPKAICGFRVVSYPFTGYWSDIGTIRSFYEANLMLAQRHPPFDMYNPQMPLYTNAHMLPPAKVQSSFVQDSIIAEGSVIVNSQIVNSVIGIRSVIRENATVKNVVMMGADYYPWHDPEVRDPVEGPENPGIGEESYVEGAIIDKNVSIGRRCVIKNRDQVQEGEGPNFYIRDGIVVLPKNAHIPDGTII, encoded by the coding sequence ATGAATAGAACCATGCAACAGGCGTTTTCTGCTTCGTTAGATTTAGAAACGCTACGCTTAAGTGAACAGACCATTGCGGTTGTTTTAGGAGGCGGGGTCGGCAGTCGGTTGTTTCCGCTCACACTGATGCGCTCAAAGCCTGCAGTACCGCTGGCTGGCAAGTACCGGCTGATCGATATCCCCATTTCCAACTGTATCAACTCGGGTATCAACCGCATTTTTGTGCTGACCCAGTTTAATTCAGCTAGCCTCAACCGGCATATCGTCCAGACCTATCGGTTTGACCGGTTCCGGTCCGGATTTGTCTCAATCTTAGCGGCCGAGCAGACCCCTTCGTCGCGTGAGTGGTTTCAGGGAACAGCCGACGCTGTGCGTCGCAGCATGGCGCATATTGCTGTCTTTCGGCACAACTATGTACTCATCCTTTCGGGCGACCAGCTCTATCTAATGGATTACCGCCAGCTTCTGGCTTATCACCGAGCCAAACAAGCTGACGTGACAATTGCTACCATTCCGGTGCGGGCTGAAGAAGCGCCTGCCTTTGGCATTCTTAAAACCGACGCAGAGGGAATCATTACGGAGTTCTATGAAAAACCGCCCCTGCATGAGCTGGCAGGTAAAGAAAGCCCTGTGCCGCCCGAAATGGAGGCTCAGGGGCGCATTTACCTAGCCTCTATGGGGATTTACGTCTTCAGCAAAGAAGTTCTGCGCCAACTGCTCGAAGAAAACCCAACGGACCACGACTTTGGCAAGCAAATTATTCCAAAAGCGATCTGTGGCTTTCGGGTGGTGAGCTATCCGTTTACGGGCTACTGGAGTGACATTGGGACGATCCGCTCCTTTTACGAGGCCAATTTGATGCTAGCGCAGCGGCACCCTCCTTTCGATATGTACAATCCGCAAATGCCGCTCTACACCAATGCGCATATGCTACCTCCGGCTAAGGTGCAAAGCTCATTTGTACAAGATTCGATTATTGCCGAAGGTAGCGTGATCGTCAATAGCCAGATCGTCAACTCGGTGATTGGCATCCGCTCAGTTATTCGCGAAAATGCTACGGTGAAAAATGTCGTGATGATGGGGGCTGATTACTATCCTTGGCATGACCCCGAGGTGCGCGATCCGGTAGAAGGGCCTGAAAATCCTGGGATTGGTGAGGAGTCCTACGTAGAAGGGGCTATCATCGATAAAAACGTCAGCATTGGTCGGCGCTGCGTGATCAAAAACCGGGATCAGGTGCAGGAGGGCGAGGGACCGAATTTTTACATCCGCGACGGGATCGTGGTGCTCCCCAAAAATGCACATATTCCTGACGGTACCATTATCTAA
- a CDS encoding cyclase family protein: MNRFYGMLAAGLLFFGCRPSPEAPRPFTFPPAGYEVLDLSYPYDETTIYWPTAEGFQLRIDHRGYTEAGYYYEANTFCTAEHGGTHLDAPVHFAEGKWSTDEIPLTQLMGAAVVIDVSEKALANRDYQIQVADLEAWEAEHGSIPEGAIVLLRTGYSQFWPDRVRYMGTDARGPEAVAQLHFPGLHPEAARWLLANRRPKAVGIDTPSIDYGQSTLFETHQVLFAENVPAFENVAALDQLPARGAFVIALPMKIHRGSGGPLRIIALVPRPETQ, translated from the coding sequence ATGAACCGATTTTATGGGATGCTTGCGGCAGGGTTGCTGTTCTTCGGATGCCGCCCCTCCCCAGAAGCGCCTCGGCCTTTTACGTTTCCTCCTGCCGGCTATGAAGTGCTTGACCTGAGCTATCCGTACGACGAGACGACGATTTACTGGCCTACGGCTGAAGGTTTTCAGCTTCGCATCGATCACCGTGGGTATACCGAGGCAGGTTACTACTATGAAGCGAACACGTTCTGCACAGCCGAACATGGGGGCACGCACCTCGACGCACCGGTGCACTTTGCAGAAGGAAAGTGGAGCACCGATGAAATCCCGCTCACCCAGCTTATGGGCGCAGCCGTGGTGATCGATGTATCTGAAAAAGCGCTGGCAAACCGCGACTATCAGATTCAGGTAGCCGACCTTGAAGCCTGGGAAGCTGAACACGGATCGATCCCGGAAGGCGCCATCGTGCTGCTCCGCACTGGCTATAGTCAGTTTTGGCCCGACCGCGTGCGCTACATGGGCACCGATGCCCGCGGGCCTGAAGCCGTAGCCCAACTGCATTTTCCTGGTCTGCATCCCGAAGCCGCCCGCTGGCTGCTTGCAAACCGCCGCCCCAAAGCGGTAGGCATCGATACGCCCAGCATTGATTATGGCCAATCTACCCTCTTTGAGACGCACCAGGTGCTTTTTGCTGAAAATGTACCTGCTTTCGAGAATGTAGCCGCCTTAGACCAGCTCCCTGCGCGCGGAGCCTTTGTCATTGCGCTACCCATGAAAATCCACCGTGGCAGCGGTGGCCCCTTACGCATCATCGCTCTGGTGCCTCGCCCAGAGACCCAATAG